One Brachybacterium aquaticum genomic region harbors:
- the ribB gene encoding 3,4-dihydroxy-2-butanone-4-phosphate synthase, giving the protein MSGLRLDPIPDALAALAAGRPVVVVDDEDRENEGDLILAASAATQESIAFAVRHSSGLLCAPMSAERADALELPLMVADSTDPLRTAYTISVDAREGVTTGISAADRARSLRLLADPETAPTDLARPGHVLPLRARPGGVLERRGHTEAAVDLTRLAGLEAVGMIVELVHDDGTMQRGPALREFADRHGLVLISIEDLAVHRLATGDLALDVTAPVTLPTDHGTFEALAVREPGRGGGADAEHLVLVRGDVTSDEPVLTRVHSECLTGDVLGSHRCDCGPQLHESLDRIDRAGRGVLVLLRGHEGRGIGLADKLRAYALQDAGRDTVEANLDLGLPVDARSYGIVPRILAHLGVHSIDLLSHNPDKARELTAGGVEVRRVVDLDTHPTAQNLAYLTTKRDRLGHHLLGLPEPVLTRPTPTSTTPSSTAPTNGVPA; this is encoded by the coding sequence ATGAGCGGCCTGCGCCTGGACCCGATCCCGGACGCGCTCGCCGCCCTCGCGGCCGGCCGCCCGGTCGTCGTCGTGGACGACGAGGACCGCGAGAACGAGGGCGACCTGATCCTCGCGGCCTCCGCCGCGACCCAGGAGTCGATCGCCTTCGCCGTCCGCCACTCCAGCGGCCTGCTGTGCGCCCCGATGAGCGCCGAGCGGGCCGACGCCCTCGAGCTCCCGCTCATGGTGGCGGACAGCACCGACCCGCTGCGCACCGCCTACACGATCAGCGTCGACGCCCGCGAGGGCGTGACCACCGGCATCTCCGCCGCCGACCGCGCCCGCAGCCTGCGCCTGCTCGCCGATCCGGAAACCGCCCCCACCGACCTCGCCCGCCCCGGCCATGTCCTCCCGCTGCGCGCCCGTCCCGGAGGGGTGCTCGAACGTCGCGGGCACACCGAGGCGGCCGTCGACCTCACGCGCCTCGCCGGCCTCGAGGCCGTGGGCATGATCGTCGAGCTCGTCCACGACGACGGCACCATGCAGCGCGGTCCGGCCCTGCGCGAGTTCGCCGACCGGCACGGCCTGGTGTTGATCTCCATCGAGGACCTCGCCGTCCACCGTCTGGCCACCGGCGACCTGGCCCTGGACGTCACCGCCCCGGTCACCCTCCCCACCGACCACGGCACCTTCGAGGCGCTCGCCGTGCGCGAGCCCGGCCGCGGCGGCGGGGCCGACGCCGAGCACCTCGTGCTCGTGCGCGGCGACGTCACCAGCGACGAGCCCGTCCTCACCCGGGTCCACTCCGAGTGCCTGACCGGGGACGTGCTGGGCTCGCACCGCTGCGACTGCGGCCCCCAGCTGCACGAATCCCTGGACCGCATCGACCGCGCCGGACGCGGCGTGCTCGTGCTGCTGCGCGGCCACGAGGGACGCGGCATCGGCCTGGCCGACAAGCTGCGCGCCTACGCCCTGCAGGACGCGGGCCGCGACACCGTCGAGGCCAACCTCGACCTCGGCCTGCCCGTGGACGCCCGCAGCTACGGCATCGTCCCGCGGATCCTCGCCCACCTCGGCGTGCACAGCATCGACCTGCTCAGCCACAACCCCGACAAGGCCCGCGAGCTCACGGCCGGCGGGGTCGAGGTGCGCCGCGTCGTGGACCTCGACACCCACCCCACCGCCCAGAACCTCGCCTACCTCACCACCAAGCGCGACCGGCTCGGCCATCACCTCCTCGGCCTGCCCGAGCCGGTGCTGACCCGTCCCACCCCCACGAGCACCACCCCCTCGAGCACCGCCCCCACGAACGGAGTCCCCGCATGA
- a CDS encoding riboflavin synthase encodes MFTGIIEELGTVESLTHDADGPARLRIRSPHVLDGIRLGDSIAVDGCCLTVTSHEGEVWTADVIATTLAATTLGRRTSGDRVNLERCVRADGRLDGHIVQGHVDAVGEIVGRREQDGTTLIDIALPAGLARYVVDRGSLAVDGVSLTVAGLEDGAIDVGTADEVTADGGARVTIGLIPETLARTTLGHRAVGEGVNLEVDVLAKYVERLTGRLLPAAARGAATPVGETSVPATSVAGAVR; translated from the coding sequence ATGTTCACCGGCATCATCGAGGAGCTCGGCACCGTCGAGTCCCTCACCCACGACGCGGACGGTCCCGCACGCCTGCGCATCCGCTCCCCGCACGTCCTGGACGGCATCCGCCTCGGCGACTCGATCGCCGTGGACGGCTGCTGCCTCACCGTCACCTCCCACGAGGGGGAGGTCTGGACGGCCGACGTCATCGCCACCACCCTCGCCGCCACCACCCTCGGCCGCCGCACCTCCGGCGACCGCGTCAACCTCGAGCGCTGCGTCCGCGCGGACGGGAGGCTCGACGGCCACATCGTGCAGGGCCACGTCGACGCCGTCGGCGAGATCGTCGGCCGACGCGAACAGGACGGCACCACCCTGATCGATATCGCCCTGCCCGCCGGGCTCGCCCGCTACGTCGTGGACCGCGGCTCCCTCGCCGTGGACGGGGTGAGCCTCACCGTCGCCGGTCTCGAGGACGGCGCGATCGACGTGGGCACAGCCGACGAGGTCACGGCCGACGGCGGCGCCCGGGTGACGATCGGGCTGATTCCCGAGACCCTCGCGCGCACCACGCTCGGCCACCGGGCGGTCGGCGAGGGCGTGAACCTCGAGGTCGACGTGCTGGCCAAGTACGTCGAGCGGCTCACCGGCAGACTCCTTCCGGCGGCTGCGCGGGGTGCAGCGACTCCCGTCGGGGAGACCTCTGTCCCGGCGACCTCTGTCGCGGGGGCCGTGCGATGA
- the ribD gene encoding bifunctional diaminohydroxyphosphoribosylaminopyrimidine deaminase/5-amino-6-(5-phosphoribosylamino)uracil reductase RibD has product MSRADTEATTPCTTMSCTTEAERAALHHALDLAAAPGVPAGPNPRVGCVLLAPDGRILGEGRHRGAGTAHAEVDALRSATGPVRGATALVTLEPCDHHGRTGPCTQALRDAGIARVVVARRDPNPVAAGGLDTLREAGIDVAVSEDPQLTARAEELLRGWEHGLVHHRPLVTAKLALTLDGRAAAADGTSRWITGPAARAEVHDLRECCDAVLVGTGTARLDAPQLTARHEDGTLRARQPLRVVMGEGEAPALPTLPGAGEALRLRTRDPEAALEDLFDRGIRHVLVEGGPTLAAAFLTAGLVDELIVHLAPSLLGAGPAGIGDLGITTITDRLDLELRDLRPLPTPDGPTDLRLLLQPRTR; this is encoded by the coding sequence ATGAGCAGGGCCGATACCGAGGCCACCACCCCGTGCACCACCATGTCGTGCACCACCGAGGCGGAGCGCGCCGCACTGCACCACGCCCTCGACCTCGCCGCAGCTCCGGGAGTGCCCGCCGGTCCGAACCCCCGCGTCGGCTGCGTGCTCCTCGCCCCCGACGGGCGGATCCTCGGCGAGGGCCGCCATCGCGGCGCCGGCACCGCCCACGCCGAGGTCGACGCGCTGCGCAGCGCCACCGGTCCCGTCCGCGGAGCGACCGCCCTGGTCACCCTCGAGCCCTGCGACCACCACGGCCGCACCGGCCCCTGCACGCAGGCGCTGCGTGACGCCGGCATCGCCCGCGTCGTCGTCGCCCGCCGCGACCCGAACCCCGTCGCGGCCGGGGGCCTGGACACCCTGCGCGAGGCCGGGATCGACGTCGCCGTCAGCGAGGACCCGCAGCTCACCGCGCGGGCCGAGGAGCTGCTTCGCGGCTGGGAGCACGGACTGGTCCACCACCGCCCCCTGGTCACCGCCAAGCTCGCCCTCACCCTCGACGGCCGCGCCGCCGCGGCCGACGGCACCAGCCGCTGGATCACGGGCCCCGCCGCCCGCGCCGAGGTCCACGACCTGCGCGAATGCTGCGACGCGGTGCTGGTCGGCACCGGCACCGCGCGCCTCGATGCCCCGCAGCTCACCGCCCGCCATGAGGACGGCACCCTCCGCGCCCGCCAGCCCCTCCGGGTCGTCATGGGCGAGGGCGAGGCGCCGGCCCTGCCCACCCTCCCTGGCGCCGGTGAAGCCCTCCGCCTGCGCACCCGTGACCCCGAGGCCGCACTCGAGGACCTCTTCGACCGAGGCATCCGCCATGTGCTGGTCGAGGGCGGGCCGACCCTCGCCGCGGCCTTCCTCACCGCGGGCCTCGTCGACGAGCTGATCGTCCACCTCGCTCCGAGCCTCCTCGGCGCCGGCCCCGCCGGCATCGGAGACCTCGGCATCACCACGATCACCGACCGGCTCGACCTCGAGCTGCGCGACCTCCGCCCGCTCCCCACCCCGGACGGCCCCACCGACCTGCGCCTGCTGCTGCAGCCCCGCACCCGCTGA
- a CDS encoding DUF721 domain-containing protein codes for MSSSGGRRGGAGRAGQGGAAAGGSGRAAGPARPRLANPYDLGTWRGAGAAGPGEAGPADGTAQLGAAAGVPGDVPADAAPRVEAPVGRRAPRVALPAEPGDGAAPALGPEPDQELYDPPDLPTPADPFELARRTVNRSRAAARDRGLFPISAKTQARDLRDRSDRAPGYSGSRPDPRDPQGIQSVLKKVLGNLGWMEGMSTGRVLDEWDEIVGERIATHCRPVSFEDGVLVVSASSSAWAAQLRMLTPQLITTIEEHVGSHVVSELKVTGPAAAERSWKKGRRTVTWRGPRDTYG; via the coding sequence GTGAGCAGCAGCGGCGGCCGACGGGGCGGGGCGGGGCGCGCCGGCCAGGGCGGTGCAGCCGCCGGCGGGAGCGGCAGGGCCGCGGGCCCCGCGCGGCCGCGGCTCGCGAACCCCTACGACCTCGGCACCTGGCGAGGTGCGGGAGCGGCGGGGCCGGGAGAGGCGGGTCCAGCCGACGGGACCGCACAGCTCGGCGCCGCGGCCGGTGTCCCAGGCGATGTCCCGGCCGACGCCGCACCCCGCGTCGAGGCCCCCGTCGGCCGCCGTGCGCCGCGCGTCGCGCTGCCGGCCGAGCCCGGCGACGGGGCTGCCCCCGCGCTCGGGCCCGAGCCCGACCAGGAGCTCTACGACCCGCCGGACCTGCCCACCCCCGCCGATCCTTTCGAGCTCGCGCGCCGCACGGTGAACCGCTCCCGCGCCGCCGCCCGCGACCGCGGACTCTTCCCCATCTCCGCGAAGACTCAGGCCAGGGATCTGCGCGACCGGTCCGACCGGGCGCCGGGCTACTCCGGCTCCCGCCCCGACCCCCGCGACCCGCAGGGCATCCAGTCGGTGCTGAAGAAGGTGCTCGGCAACCTCGGCTGGATGGAGGGAATGAGCACCGGCCGGGTCCTGGACGAGTGGGACGAGATCGTGGGCGAACGGATCGCGACCCACTGCCGGCCCGTGTCCTTCGAGGACGGGGTGCTCGTGGTCAGCGCCTCCTCCTCCGCCTGGGCGGCGCAGCTGCGGATGCTCACCCCGCAGCTGATCACCACCATCGAGGAGCACGTGGGCTCCCACGTGGTCTCCGAGCTGAAGGTCACCGGGCCCGCCGCGGCCGAGCGCAGCTGGAAGAAGGGACGCCGCACCGTCACCTGGCGCGGCCCGCGCGACACCTACGGGTGA
- the recF gene encoding DNA replication/repair protein RecF (All proteins in this family for which functions are known are DNA-binding proteins that assist the filamentation of RecA onto DNA for the initiation of recombination or recombinational repair.) — protein MQLTALDLTAFRSYQRLSLPVEPGITVMVGPNGQGKTNIVEAVWYLATLSSHRVPHDAALVHRGESTAIIRASFVRAGRPLQVDLELTPGRSNRARLQGQNVSRLRDLLGEVRAVLFAPEDLGLVKADPEGRRRFLDELLFVIAPRYASVKADYDRVLKQRGNLLKQMRSMRRGGSGRSVGGLDPAESAASTLEVWDQQLARHGADLLRARLHLVNRLRPHLGYSYLRVATDEGAEAALDLPPAQRGEVSSPADVRYRSAVLDELGTAPGELPGLREIHDAMLEMIAARHDEEIDRGASLTGPHRDDLEIRLHDFPAKGYASHGESWSLALALRLASYDLLRLEEGDLGDGEPILILDDVFSELDVHRRERLGRIVTGASQVLITTANDTDIPASLDGEIHVVDVRLGEAVPR, from the coding sequence GTGCAGCTGACCGCCCTCGATCTCACCGCCTTCCGCTCCTACCAGCGGCTGAGCCTGCCCGTCGAGCCCGGAATCACCGTCATGGTGGGCCCGAACGGCCAGGGCAAGACCAACATCGTCGAAGCCGTCTGGTACCTCGCGACCCTCTCCAGCCATCGCGTCCCCCACGACGCGGCGCTCGTGCACCGCGGGGAGTCGACCGCCATCATCCGGGCGAGCTTCGTGCGCGCCGGGCGTCCCCTCCAGGTCGACCTCGAACTCACCCCCGGGCGCTCCAACCGCGCCCGACTGCAGGGTCAGAACGTCTCCCGCCTGCGCGACCTGCTCGGCGAGGTGCGCGCGGTGCTCTTCGCCCCCGAGGACCTGGGCCTGGTCAAGGCCGACCCCGAGGGCCGGCGCCGCTTCCTCGACGAGCTGCTGTTCGTCATCGCCCCCCGCTACGCCTCGGTGAAGGCCGACTACGACCGCGTCCTCAAGCAGCGCGGCAACCTGCTCAAGCAGATGCGCTCCATGCGCCGCGGCGGCAGCGGCCGCAGCGTGGGCGGGCTCGACCCGGCCGAGTCCGCGGCGAGCACGCTCGAGGTGTGGGACCAGCAGCTCGCCCGCCACGGCGCCGACCTGCTGCGCGCCCGGCTCCACCTCGTCAACCGCCTCCGCCCGCATCTGGGCTACTCCTACCTGCGGGTCGCGACCGACGAAGGTGCCGAGGCGGCACTGGATCTGCCGCCCGCCCAGCGCGGCGAGGTCAGCTCCCCGGCCGACGTCCGCTACCGCTCCGCGGTCCTCGACGAGCTCGGCACCGCGCCCGGCGAGCTGCCCGGGCTGCGCGAGATCCACGACGCCATGCTCGAGATGATCGCCGCCCGGCACGACGAGGAGATCGACCGCGGCGCCTCCCTCACCGGACCCCACCGCGACGACCTCGAGATTCGCCTGCACGACTTCCCCGCCAAGGGCTACGCCAGCCACGGCGAGTCCTGGTCCCTCGCCCTCGCTCTGCGCCTGGCCAGCTACGACCTGCTGCGCCTGGAGGAGGGGGACCTCGGCGACGGTGAGCCGATCCTCATCCTCGACGACGTGTTCAGCGAGCTCGACGTGCACCGCCGCGAGCGCCTCGGTCGGATCGTCACCGGCGCATCCCAGGTCCTCATCACCACCGCCAACGACACCGACATCCCCGCCTCGCTCGACGGGGAGATCCACGTGGTCGACGTGCGCCTCGGCGAGGCGGTGCCGCGGTGA
- the dnaN gene encoding DNA polymerase III subunit beta, giving the protein MKFHLDRGVLGDAVSWATRTLPVRPAMPILQGVRIVADAGGELQLSTFDYEVSAQIRLEAEVEQPGEVLVQGRMLSDIVRALPNKDVSIALEGTKLQVRCGSARFALATLPVEEYPQLPAMPPVAGTVAADLFSEAISQVTVAASKDDTLPLLTGVKVEIAGETMTLMATDRYRLALRELTWNPSTPGTELTALVRGRTLHEVARSLATGGGVEIALNDDDSANLIGFEAGGRRTTSTLVDGEYPPVRRLFPDTTAITAVVSTGALIDAVKRVSLVAERNTPVRLSFTEGQVALEAGAGDDAQASEVLEAQLEGEDLVVGFNSGFLLDGLGALGTEFARLTFTDSIKPSVMTGQESLEGEPDNSYKYLIMPMRI; this is encoded by the coding sequence GTGAAGTTCCACCTCGATCGCGGCGTCCTCGGTGACGCCGTCTCCTGGGCCACCCGTACCCTCCCCGTCCGTCCGGCGATGCCGATCCTGCAGGGCGTGCGCATCGTCGCCGATGCCGGCGGTGAGCTACAGCTGTCGACCTTTGACTACGAGGTCAGCGCGCAGATCCGGCTCGAGGCCGAGGTCGAGCAGCCCGGCGAGGTGCTGGTCCAGGGCCGCATGCTCTCCGACATCGTCCGGGCCCTGCCGAACAAGGACGTCTCCATCGCGCTCGAGGGCACAAAGCTCCAGGTCCGCTGCGGCAGCGCCCGCTTCGCCCTGGCCACCCTCCCCGTCGAGGAGTACCCCCAGCTGCCCGCGATGCCGCCGGTCGCCGGCACCGTCGCCGCCGACCTCTTCTCCGAGGCGATCTCCCAGGTCACCGTCGCGGCGTCGAAGGATGACACCCTTCCGCTGCTCACCGGTGTGAAGGTCGAGATCGCCGGGGAGACCATGACCCTCATGGCCACCGACCGCTACCGCCTGGCGCTGCGCGAGCTGACGTGGAACCCCTCGACCCCCGGCACCGAGCTGACCGCCCTGGTCCGCGGCCGCACCCTGCACGAGGTCGCCCGCTCGCTGGCCACCGGCGGCGGCGTCGAGATCGCTCTGAACGACGACGACTCCGCGAACCTCATCGGCTTCGAGGCCGGCGGTCGCCGTACCACCTCCACCCTCGTTGACGGCGAGTACCCGCCGGTCAGGCGCCTGTTCCCCGACACGACCGCGATCACCGCCGTGGTCTCCACCGGCGCTCTCATCGACGCGGTCAAGCGCGTCTCCCTCGTCGCCGAGCGCAACACCCCCGTACGCCTGTCCTTCACCGAGGGCCAGGTCGCCCTCGAGGCCGGCGCCGGTGACGACGCCCAGGCCAGCGAGGTGCTCGAGGCGCAGCTCGAGGGCGAGGACCTGGTCGTCGGCTTCAACTCCGGTTTCCTGCTCGACGGCCTCGGCGCGCTCGGCACCGAGTTCGCGCGCCTGACCTTCACCGACTCCATCAAGCCGTCCGTCATGACCGGCCAGGAGTCCCTCGAGGGCGAGCCCGACAACTCGTACAAGTACCTGATCATGCCGATGCGGATCTGA
- the dnaA gene encoding chromosomal replication initiator protein DnaA encodes MSEADADAIWERTLSTLRRDDTVSQRVIALLTLSRLMAVVADTALLAVPSTSAKELIEHRIAGSLKAALSEATGKDLRFAVTVDESLLLEGDDDEAPAAAPSAQTASAAPSAPLTSSSTSSGAHSVDNDVDSAGQDVHNAPFRRGDGYSAGPSDADGGRGSVLPRSGELGRAALPSSTSAGSAGASPSAGPFTRGGARLDTGFHGSAADDPSAYAGLSALTGSSAPSPMPAPSRPAPSAGGSTLGEDSRLNSKYTFDTFVIGSSNRFAQAAASAVAETPAKAYNPLFIYGGSGLGKTHLLHAVGHYAQSLYPNVVVRYVNSEEFTNEFINSVQSGQFGKAQEFQRRYRDIDILLIDDIQFLQRAPETMEAFFHTFNTLYNSDKQIVITSDLPPKELGGFEDRMRSRFEMGLMTDVQPPDLETRIAILRKKVAQENTGEVPHDVLEYIASHIATNIRELEGALIRVQALHSLSRQPMDVTLAESVLKDLLSHDDGAQITASTIIAQTATYFGLSVEEIVGTGRSRRLVSARQIGMYLCRELTDMPLIRIGEEFGGRDHTTVMHANKKISELMKERRAIFNQVTELTARIKSSSSRQ; translated from the coding sequence ATGTCCGAGGCTGACGCCGACGCGATCTGGGAGCGCACGCTCAGCACGCTGCGCCGCGACGACACCGTGTCGCAGCGCGTCATCGCCCTGCTGACCCTGTCCCGTCTGATGGCCGTGGTGGCGGACACCGCCCTGCTCGCCGTGCCCTCGACCTCGGCGAAGGAGCTGATCGAGCACCGGATCGCCGGCTCGCTCAAGGCCGCGCTCAGCGAGGCGACCGGCAAGGACCTGCGCTTCGCGGTCACGGTGGACGAGTCGCTGCTGCTCGAGGGCGACGACGACGAGGCGCCCGCCGCGGCACCGTCCGCACAGACCGCCTCCGCGGCCCCGTCGGCCCCGCTGACCTCCTCCTCCACCTCCTCCGGTGCACATTCTGTGGACAACGATGTGGACAGTGCCGGACAGGATGTCCACAACGCGCCGTTCCGGCGTGGGGACGGCTACTCCGCGGGCCCCTCGGACGCCGACGGCGGCCGCGGCTCGGTCCTTCCCCGCAGCGGCGAGCTGGGCCGGGCCGCCCTGCCCTCGAGCACGTCGGCCGGCTCGGCCGGCGCCTCCCCGTCGGCCGGACCCTTCACGCGCGGCGGCGCGCGCCTGGACACCGGATTCCACGGCTCCGCGGCCGACGACCCCAGCGCCTACGCGGGACTCTCGGCGCTGACGGGCTCGTCGGCCCCCTCCCCGATGCCGGCTCCCTCCCGGCCCGCCCCGTCCGCGGGCGGCTCGACCCTCGGCGAGGACTCGCGCCTGAACAGCAAGTACACCTTCGACACCTTCGTGATCGGGTCCTCGAACCGATTCGCCCAGGCGGCGGCGTCGGCCGTGGCGGAGACGCCGGCGAAGGCCTACAACCCGCTGTTCATCTACGGCGGCTCGGGCCTCGGCAAGACGCACCTGCTCCACGCGGTGGGCCACTACGCGCAGAGCCTGTACCCGAACGTGGTGGTGCGGTACGTGAACTCCGAGGAGTTCACCAACGAGTTCATCAACTCCGTGCAGTCCGGTCAGTTCGGCAAGGCGCAGGAGTTCCAGCGCCGGTACCGCGACATCGACATCCTGCTCATCGACGACATCCAGTTCCTGCAGCGCGCGCCCGAGACGATGGAGGCGTTCTTCCACACCTTCAACACGCTCTACAACTCGGACAAGCAGATCGTCATCACCTCCGACCTGCCCCCGAAGGAGCTCGGCGGCTTCGAGGACCGGATGCGCTCCCGGTTCGAGATGGGCCTGATGACGGACGTGCAGCCGCCGGACCTCGAGACCCGCATCGCCATCCTGCGCAAGAAGGTGGCGCAGGAGAACACCGGCGAGGTCCCGCACGACGTGCTGGAGTACATCGCCTCCCACATCGCCACGAACATCCGCGAGCTCGAGGGCGCGCTGATCCGCGTGCAGGCGCTGCACTCCCTGTCGCGCCAGCCCATGGACGTCACCCTCGCCGAGTCGGTGCTCAAGGACCTGCTCTCCCACGACGACGGCGCCCAGATCACGGCGTCGACGATCATCGCGCAGACCGCGACCTACTTCGGGCTCTCGGTCGAGGAGATCGTGGGCACCGGCCGCAGCCGGCGCCTGGTCTCCGCCCGCCAGATCGGCATGTACCTCTGCCGGGAGCTCACCGACATGCCGCTGATCCGCATCGGCGAGGAGTTCGGCGGCCGCGACCACACCACCGTCATGCACGCGAACAAGAAGATCAGCGAGCTCATGAAGGAGCGTCGGGCGATCTTCAACCAGGTCACCGAGCTGACCGCACGGATCAAGAGCTCCTCGAGCCGTCAGTAG
- the rpmH gene encoding 50S ribosomal protein L34, producing MSKRTFQPNNRRRAKKHGFRARMRTRAGRAILNARRAKGRSELSA from the coding sequence ATGAGCAAGCGCACGTTCCAGCCGAACAACCGTCGCCGCGCCAAGAAGCACGGCTTCCGCGCCCGCATGCGCACCCGCGCCGGCCGCGCCATCCTGAACGCCCGTCGCGCCAAGGGCCGCTCCGAGCTCTCCGCCTGA
- the rnpA gene encoding ribonuclease P protein component has protein sequence MYWSARRLHSSDEFRAVTRGGVRSARSHVVVHLTLLTQGEHAPRVGFVVSKKIGNAVVRNRVTRRLREIVRPHLETLPPGSALVLRALPGIQDQSFAELRDDVDSALGTAERKLERRTAAVP, from the coding sequence GTGTACTGGTCCGCTCGTCGACTGCACAGCAGCGACGAGTTCCGTGCGGTCACCCGCGGTGGTGTGCGCAGCGCCCGATCCCACGTGGTCGTGCATCTGACCCTGCTGACGCAGGGGGAGCACGCACCCCGCGTGGGATTCGTCGTGTCCAAGAAGATCGGCAACGCCGTGGTGCGCAACCGCGTCACCCGTCGGCTGCGCGAGATCGTGCGCCCGCACCTCGAGACCCTGCCCCCCGGCAGCGCGCTCGTGCTGCGGGCGCTTCCGGGCATCCAGGACCAGTCCTTCGCCGAGCTCCGGGACGATGTCGACTCGGCGCTCGGCACCGCCGAGCGCAAGCTCGAGCGGCGCACGGCGGCAGTGCCATGA
- the yidD gene encoding membrane protein insertion efficiency factor YidD, protein MTAPGPLRSLTRLPRRLLMLPVRAYQVGISPYTPPACRYDPVCSQYGMDALRTHGAVKGTLLTTWRILRCNPFTRGGLDPVPAPGMWSNPRRLRHPAP, encoded by the coding sequence GTGACCGCCCCCGGTCCGCTCCGCTCCCTCACGAGGCTACCTCGCCGGCTGCTGATGCTGCCGGTGCGCGCCTATCAGGTGGGCATCTCTCCCTACACCCCGCCCGCGTGCCGGTACGACCCGGTGTGCTCGCAGTACGGCATGGACGCCCTGCGGACCCATGGCGCGGTGAAGGGGACCCTGCTCACCACCTGGCGCATCCTGCGCTGCAACCCCTTCACCAGGGGCGGGCTCGACCCGGTGCCCGCGCCCGGCATGTGGAGCAATCCACGCCGACTGCGGCACCCGGCCCCTTAA
- the yidC gene encoding membrane protein insertase YidC, giving the protein MNPLYPIEWAVAWLMVQFHALLSLFMEADSGLTWALSIVGLTVVVRTLIIPLFVRQIRASRAMQMVSPELQAVQKKYKGKTDPDSRQKMAEETMAIYKDAGASPFSSCLPVLLQMPIFFGLFRVLFNKLPQAAAGEGFGPLTPELARSASNSTFFGDVTIADSFLNSGDGGITTKIVAGIIIAAMCAVTFFTQKELTMKNMPKAALEGPMASTQKMMLYMLPFIYVITGPGMPIGVLIYWLTTNVWTFAQQYIVIRATPTPGSDAEKDRQERINDKRAKKGLEPLDFTPPKKVSEPDPEPERQIRVQPSAKNTGGKKLSDEEKLQRAREARAKAAEERRAAQEAAGETPSAPQKGSSALDKGAKKKRKK; this is encoded by the coding sequence ATGAATCCCCTGTATCCGATCGAATGGGCCGTGGCATGGCTCATGGTCCAGTTCCATGCGCTGCTGTCGCTGTTCATGGAGGCGGACTCCGGCCTCACCTGGGCCCTGTCCATCGTCGGCCTCACGGTCGTGGTCCGCACCCTGATCATCCCGCTGTTCGTGCGCCAGATCCGGGCGTCGCGGGCGATGCAGATGGTTTCCCCGGAGCTGCAGGCCGTCCAGAAGAAGTACAAGGGCAAGACGGACCCGGACTCCCGCCAGAAGATGGCCGAGGAGACCATGGCCATCTACAAGGACGCGGGCGCCAGCCCGTTCTCCTCGTGCCTGCCGGTGCTGTTGCAGATGCCGATCTTCTTCGGCCTGTTCCGAGTCCTGTTCAACAAGCTGCCCCAGGCCGCCGCGGGTGAGGGCTTCGGCCCCCTGACCCCGGAGCTCGCGCGCTCCGCCAGCAACTCCACCTTCTTCGGCGACGTCACCATCGCCGACAGCTTCCTGAACTCGGGCGACGGCGGGATCACCACCAAGATCGTCGCCGGCATCATCATCGCGGCCATGTGCGCGGTCACCTTCTTCACCCAGAAGGAGCTGACCATGAAGAACATGCCCAAGGCGGCCCTCGAGGGTCCCATGGCCAGCACCCAGAAGATGATGCTGTACATGCTCCCGTTCATCTACGTGATCACGGGACCGGGCATGCCGATCGGTGTGCTCATCTACTGGCTCACCACGAACGTGTGGACCTTCGCCCAGCAGTACATCGTCATCCGCGCGACCCCGACCCCTGGCTCCGACGCCGAGAAGGACCGCCAGGAGCGGATCAACGACAAGCGTGCGAAGAAGGGTCTGGAGCCGCTGGACTTCACCCCGCCGAAGAAGGTCTCCGAGCCCGATCCGGAGCCGGAGCGCCAGATCCGCGTCCAGCCCTCCGCCAAGAACACTGGCGGCAAGAAGCTCTCCGACGAGGAGAAGCTGCAGCGCGCCCGCGAGGCGCGCGCGAAGGCCGCCGAGGAGCGCCGTGCGGCGCAGGAAGCCGCCGGAGAGACGCCCTCCGCTCCCCAGAAGGGCTCCAGCGCGCTGGACAAGGGCGCGAAGAAGAAGCGGAAGAAGTGA